From Prinia subflava isolate CZ2003 ecotype Zambia chromosome 32, Cam_Psub_1.2, whole genome shotgun sequence:
TGCAGAATGAGCTGTACTTCCCTGGCATTTATTTATAGCAGCTGAAAGGTTGTTTGAACTTAATCTTGGAACGAGTTTGGGTTTCTCTTTGTCAGAATGGATGTATTAATAATGATGGTTGCCATTTATTTGTGCTGTTACTTTGCTCTTTCCTCCCAGTGTGTGGCAGAAAGGCTTTGCCTGTTCAGTGACATGAAGGGTCAGCGGAGCTGTGGGGAGTGTGATGATGAGCAATCCCCTAGATCACCTAACGAGGGAGAGTTCTGCATGTGTTCAtctttccctgcagctgtgcctgtctCAGGTCCCTCACAGGGTGCTGGTGCAGGCCTGACATCAGTAGGACCCACCTGCTCCCTGCCAtgctctcagagctgtgctgtgccctgctgggctcagtTTGGTGAATCCTTGCTCTGTTGTGTCTCTGCAGGCCCTGGGCTGTTTGCTGTACAAGCTGTGTTACTTCACCTTGCCCTTTGGGGAGAGCCAGGTGGCCATTTGTGATGGCAACTTCACCATTCCAGACAACTCCCGGCACTCCCAGGACATGCACTGCCTCATCCGTGAGTGTCTGACAGGGCCACAGGTCTAAAAAACAGCACGGGGGGTTTGCCCTTACAGCCCCTGCCCCTACAGTAAAACGAGTTTTTCTCTCGTTTTTGGAGGCTTGCTTGCACACAGAAGTGGTTAAAGTGATCTTTTACTAGTTTAGGAGATCACTCTTGGAGAGACAGTCATGACAAAGAGATTTCTGTTTGGCCAGCCTGGAGTGAGTTCTGTGGAAAGGCAGGAGCACAGACAACCATTTGGTTTGAGTCCTACAGAAACTTGCACAATAAGCCTATTTATGCGGAAACGTATTTCTGCAGTAATAAATCTGTTTGGATAAGGAACTGAAAAGACTACAGTGACTTAGGCTAGTGATAAGAATTCATCTTCTGTGAACTaggaaacagaactgaaatgaTTTATAAATATCCCACTGACTAGAGTGAATGTGTAATTAAGTGTACAATGCACTACTCTTGGcaaagctggggcagctctcttgtttccagcacagcttttgatttttttttctttccctagcCACAGTCTTGACTCACACAGAGTTGGATGTGTTTGCAGAGCAGGCTGGTATTTTCTTTGCTGATGTGGAGGTATCTGCAGTGGTGCCTGTGGCtgccctgtctccctgtccTGGTGGCACACCGGGGCTGGATCAATCCCTTTTCCTGTGGGTTCACTTGGAAGTGCCCAGTCCCACCCAAAGCTGTTCCTTGGCCAGGCAGCATTCTCCCTTCTTGCCCCAGAGGCTTCGGGAGCAGCTGCAGATCGCAGCTCTGTTGGAAGGTCTGTCCTGATCCATCCTGCCCTGTTCCCACCTGAGCCCACAgtcagctcagccctgctgagcctgcACTGGCCATGTGCTTCAAAGGAGACAGGACACCCTGTGAGCACCTGGTTGTACCAAACGTGGAGTCGTGGAATTGGTTGGGTTGGAGGGACTTGAAAGCCCATCCaatgccacccctgccatgggcaggggcaccttccactgtcccaggctgttccaggccccgtccagcctggccttggacgtatccagggatgcagggtcagccacagctgctctgggcaccctgtgccagtgcctcccCACCCTCGGCACAAAAAAGTCCTTTTTTGTATCAAGTCTCatgtgctgccacagctggctGCCCTGCATCTGTGTGTCCTGTGGCTCTGATCTCAGCCTCTCTGTCTCTTCAAGGGTACATGCTTGAGCCAGACCCTGATAAGAGACCTGACATTTATCAGGTCTCCTACTTTGCATTCAAACTGGCCAAGAAGGAGTGCCCGGTGCAGAATGTCCAGGTGAGCAGAGGGGTGGCCTGaggggggctctgggaggggctgggaaggcAGTTGCTGAATACTGAGTGTTTGGCTCTGTTCTGTTGGTTGTTCCCCAGTTCTGTAATTAGGAGGGTCTTGTTTGTAACAGCAcagtttggtttggatttttttggggtcAGAGATCACGGTTTCTCATGTTACTTATTTCTGTTTGTCCCCGATTTACGTCTTCACCCAGTCACCAGTGTGAGGCCAACCAAGAGATCTTGTGCATGTGAACATGGAAAATTAGGCCATGCTTGGGAAACCAATTTGATTCCCAGGCACACTCATCATAGCATGTGTAATTTGGCCTGCACATTGGTTTGAACACAGCAGTTCTGGGTTTGTTGGCTGGGACTTGGAATTTGAACTACATCAGACTTTACACAACCATCTGCCCCTTCTTAGTGTGTCTTTAGAGACTTCAGCTGAAAAATGGACTTGACAGTTACTTTCTTATGTTGTTATGGACACCTGTGACAGACATTTTGTTGTGTTGTTGCTACATAAATAGaaactttggtttttttccccatgttcaGGTACTTATTTATGGTCTTCATGAATAAGAGATAGTTTGGGTTCTATTATGCCTGTGTTTTTATAGCATCATTTATAAATTTTGTCACTACTGTCTCCTGgttgtcttttaaaaatgcctAGGTTGTACTGTGGAACTTTGTGTTCATATTCCACGTTCAAAAAGCTGagccctctttttttcctgtgcaaagACTGTCCCAAACTCCTGTCTCCCCATGACGTGAACCTTGTGGTGTCTGTTATGTGTCCAGCATGAGGAGTAATTGCTTTGGGAATCCCTAGATCTCCCTGTTTTATTGTGATGTTTTGCACATTATTTCTGACTCTGTTTTCTGCCCTCAAAATACCAAATTGGGTGTTTTTGGGATCTGCAGAACTCTCCAATCCCTGCTAAACTCCCAGACCCAGTTAAAGCAAGTGAAGCTGCTGCAAAGAAGAGTCAGCCAAAGGCCAGGTAACCCCACCTGCTTTTTACTCCTTTTGTTGCCTGTTGTCTCTGCTGTTTAGTAGCAAAGATGTATTTATCTGCTTCCTTGGGGACTTCAGTTGCCAAATGGAGACCAAGCACAGTTATTCTCCCATGAGTCAGGTGTCTCAGCTATCAGAAACAATCCGATAGCAGGTTCATTAGTTATCAAGAACCATTTGGTATCTACAAACCACAATGTTTACAGAAGGCTGGGGGGATGACTGCTCCTCTCTCTTGCTGTGCATTTTTAGAGCTCGGTAAACATTGAGCAGAGATCAGAAGAGATCAGTGACCTGATTCTGAGGTGGATGTACCAAAGTTAAAGTACATCTAAAGATGGCAGTTTAGAAAACTCTGCCCAAAGGTACCAGCTGCTCATGAGCTGATTTGTGTCCTTCATGTGCTCATTCAGAAGTCTGAGTGGTTTCAAGCAATATGTTGTAGAAAATAGTTGGATATAAGTTGAGTGGTTTTGACAAGTCCCAGCTGTCCACCAGGAGAAGATGCCACGATTGGCAGAGAAGTCAGAACAGTAGTGTTGGATTAATTGTGAACACATCCAGGAGGTTTTACTGTGCTTGGTGTGTCTGGGTGCCCATGAGCGTTTCACCTTTGTCAGTCACACCCAGCTGAAATGTGGGTGTTTAACCCTGCTGTGTGTTCTGTGCACCAGCTGCCCGACTCACAGGCTGTGCTCActgcccttccttctcctccttccttaACAGGCTCACAGACCCCATCCCTACAACAGAAACATCTATAGCACCCCGCCAGAGACCTAAAGCAGGACAGACCCAGCCCAACCCTGGAATTCTGCCTATCCAGCCAGCCCTGACGCCCAGGAAGAGAGCCACAGTCCAGGCAGCCATTCAGCCACAGGGTGAGCGATGTGTCTGCATGTCCCTGCACCCCCGTGTGTCTCAGGGCAGTCACCTAACTTTCCATTTGGGTTCTTGTCCCAGTTGCAGgtccagctgccctgggcagtgcccagccctcactccctgccagcaccccccagccaaaagcagccccccagcagcctccagcccagccccaggtcaagccagcagcagcaccccaggcacagccccaggtcCCCTCGACACAGCCCCAGGCCACCCctcagcatcagcagcagcttttcctgaagcagcagctcctgcagcagcagcagcagcagcagcagcagcagcaacagcaggcTGCCtacttccagcagcagcagcagcagatgatgcaggcacagcaggtGGGTGTGTGCGCCGGGTTCATCACATCTGTGTCTGCACTGCTGTAGCTTTGTGTTTATGGCAAGTTTCCTGTTCTTTTGGGGGGAATGGGTGCAGCTTTTAGGCATTTTCCAGTGCATCCCCAGTCCTCTAGCAAGATTTGGTCTAGGTCCACCACACCTCAAACCTCTCAACCAGCGGTTGTTTCCCAGTTCCCAGTGATGCAACAAGGAGCAcccgtgcagcagcagctgatgcagaACTActaccagcagcagcagcagcagcagcagcagcagctgatggccCAGCAGGCAACTATGCAGCAGAagaccacagcagcagcagctcagcagaagcagcagcccctggcaccaACGCAGCCCCAGGCCCAGCCGAGCGCGGCACCGCCGGCGCAGCCGCAGGAGCAGGGGGTGAGACCTTGGGGAAAGGGATGAGGCACTGGGACGTAGGCTACAAatgctcctctgccagctcctgtgtgctgggaaCACTTGAGTTGGCTTTTCAGACCCACAGAGCCCAGACCATAGATGCCAGGGGAGGTTGGGttggatattaagaaaattCCTTCACCCAAAGGGTtgtccagcctggcagagctgtccaGGGCAGTGGTAGAGTCCCCATTCCTGGGGGATTTAACAGATgcctggatgtgacacttggggacatgggatAGTGGCGGCCTTGGTAGATCTGGAGAAATATTGGGACCTGATGATCTTAGAGaccttttccaacccaaacaattccatgattctgggGCCTAATTAGTAATAATTCAGTTATTCCTGAGTCACAGATGTCAGTGGTGACCTTGCTGCCTCAGAGATGTGCAGTTGTTTGGATTTCTCATTCCAGCAGGATGCTGGACTCCAGAATTGTGCACTGGATCCACAGAAAGGAGATGAGTAATGGATGAGTAGAAAGCAGATGAGGAGATCTAAGTAGCTGCTTAATGCAGCTTCTCTCCATCCCCTGTCATGTTGCCATAGAAGACATGTGAGAAACTCTCTGAAACATTATTTGTACTCAACACACCAGGATGGGCACCAGGCACCAGAGCTACTTTATGTTGCTGCTTGTTTggaaaactttttcctgatgCTCAGAGGAAGGCACAAACAGCTTTCTGGTTGTTCCTAGCATTGGGTtaactttttaataaatataatgaGGGGGAGACTTTTCAAAGGAGACTTTTGAAAGCACCATATCTAAAAATCAATCAATCCGTCATCCACTTTACTAATGATCTGAATGTGCACCTAAAATAAATGCTCTTTGCTTGATGGAAAATGTGTCCAAATGCAGAGGAACAGGCAGCTGCccacagggaggggcagggagctgtgccagggggctaaagtgctctgcagggctgtgggaggaagCTGTGCTTTCATTTCTGGGCAATCCCATCTGCTCTTCCCTGGCTTTGGGAGCTCAGAGGGTTGTCCCTAACTCTGGTTGTGTGCTAGGAATAATCCTGGACatcaggcaggaggaggctgccaGTGTTTGTGCTGTACCTGGCTGCAGGTGTGCAAAGCTGTCTGATGACAGCCCTGGAAATCTTCAGGGTGGGCTGGATGGGGGGTgagtggcatccctgcccatggcacagggtggAACTAGGTGacctttaagatcccttccacctcaaaccattccatgattctgttgTTTCAGAGGTACACAACTGTTTGAGTCCAGGCTAAGGGTCACTTTATGCTGGCTTGTTGTGAGCTGACGCTTAATTCCCATCTCCTTGTTTCCTTGGAAGTGCCATCAGGAGTTCATTTGACTAATAAACGCCATAATTCATGaactgagcagtgctggggcagctaTTTGTTCTGCTCTCTGAGGTGTCTCAGGGCTCTGCCATATCCCCTTTCCTGTTGTGTTTCCAGCCCTGGTTTGGGTGGGAGACATGCTCAGAGCTGTTGTGTTCCTGTTCTGGTGAATGACCTGGGGCAGGTCAGTTTGTTGAAGTTGGTGGGAGATTAGTGTCAGTATGTGCAGACAGGTTTTGAGTGATGCCTGTTATTGCCCTGTTCCTTTTAGGGCAGAAATGCCTCAAATGGAGCCTTGAATAGAGCTTTGCTGTGATTTGCTAGCACAAGTACAGtcttaattttattaatatcaGCTAGCTTGAAAATTAGCCTTATTCCCCTGGTAGACTGATAAGAATGGACACATCTGGActctttcctgctcctgcagcagtcaGGAGGGAAAAACAGTGGTTGGctcatttaaaaaatggtaGTGAAGCCcagtctctgcagagcagagtcTCTGAGCAGAAGACACCTAGCCAGGACCTGTCAGAACCTTTTCACATTGGGAGATTCCAGCTTAATAAGCTCTGCCTTCATTCCTGCTAGGATTTTGGCGCTGCCTTTTATCTCTCAGCAGCAAATGTCCTGTTCTGCAGTGACCTACATAGGGGATTGGGTGCatggggagcaggcagggcgCTTCTGCCTCTCTGCAATGAGTGTGCTGGAATGCCGGAGGAAAAACAGGACAGCTGCCCATTGTTTGCCTTCTGCCACTGGGGTTCAGCACTGGACAACACTCTCCTGTTGCCTTTTTAGGTCTTTCCAAGCCTTTAATCTTGGTTGGAAaaggcctggggacagggaggtaGTAcccaggcaggggaggagacGTGCACAGCTTGCTGCTCCTTGTATTCcagttttcctgttttaaatcCAGCAGTGATATCTCCCTGACAGACATATTGTGAAAAATCACGCAATCACAAGTGTTGCTGTTTACCACTACAAAACCATATTTCAAGTATTTGTGTTTGTGAGTGTAACACAAGACTAAGgcaatggaaaaataaaatcagtgtgAGGAAAGCCTTTGCAGTTTCCACAGGGTTTGTAGCTGGCTGTCTTGGCTCACACCTAAACCAAATGTGCTTGGTTTTCTCCTCCACATTTTAATGACATATGTTGCTCCTATggtctttgctttcttttttttttccttcccctaagagaaaggtttttttcacaAGATTTCTGCAAGAGAACTCCACCCCTTTAGGCATTTGACCCTGGTCACACATTACATGCTGAAGGCAGTGCTGCCCTTCACTGTGTCCCTGTGACAAGACTCCTGTGCACTGTGATCTGAGTTCTTcccacctctgctctggagctcgGCCTCTCTATGCATGAACAGGTTTGAGCCCAGCCTGCCTTTGCAAAGTCCTGATGGAGGTTTTACCTCCAGAGCTGCACTACAGAAAGGGAAGAGACTCTGCCTGTGCAGTAATCCTGAAATACTGCAGAGTAGCAAATCCCCTCCCCACGCTCCCTTtgtctgttttttcccctccagacTATCCCCAGTCCATGgctggagtgctgtgtgctccagcaggagctgttttttcccctggcTGCCGTTCTGACTGGTTTTCTCCCCCGGCAGGCGCAGGCTCCAgcgaggcagcagcaggctcagggcacGGCGCAGGGGCAGAAGCTGGGCTCGCTCACGCCTCCGTCCTCGCCTAAGGCGCAGCGCGCGGGGCACCGCCGCATCCTCAGCGACGTCACCCACAGCGCCGTGTTCGGCGTGCCCGCCAGCAAATccacccagctgctgcaggccgCCGCCGCCGAGGCCAGCCTCAACAAGTCCAAGTAGGTGCCCAGGGCCTGGGGCGAGGGGTCGGCCTCAACAAGTCCAAGTAGGTGCCCAGGGCCTGGGGCGAGGGGTTGGCCTCAACAAGTCCAAGTAGGTGCCCAGGGCCTGGGGCGAGGGGTCGGCCTCAACAAGTCCAAGTAGGTGCCCAGGGCCCCCATGGGGTGTGGAGCTGGGTCAGGCTCTGGGAGGTGTTCGATGCAAACCTCTGAATGGAGGTACACACCAAACTCTGAGTAAGCCTTTGGCTTCAAGACCTCAGTTTAGGGCTTGGCAGGAAGTGCTGGAAAATTTGTCCCAAAGTCCTCATGAGTTGTCTGAGCTCCCAAAGAGCTTTGGGTGACCAGGGCCTTCTCTGGCTCACAAAAGGCAGTGTCATTTCAGCCACGGCCCTGGTGTGCACTTCACTCTCAGTGCTTGACACCAGCACTTCCtgaaggttggacttgatggtcttggaGATCTTAATGGAGCTCTGATTCCCTAAGAGTATTTGCTAGATCACTTTTACAGTGTCTACAGGCAAGAAGCCTTCCCGTGGGCACTGCTGTTCCCAGTGGGATGCTTGGGATGCTAGTTTTAACCCCTGAGATGTGGGTGCCCAGCCTCAGTGCTCCCAGGCTTTAGAGAATGGGACTGCAGTAATTTGCACTGGATATTTTAACTGGGAGATCATTAGAGTGTAGTAGCTTGGACCAGCTGATAGTGCTGGCCAGAGGATTTCAGATGGGTGGTTAATGGCTCTTGTTTGGGATGATCAAATCCAGATCTGCATCCACCACACCCTCGGGCTCACCAAGGACCTCGCAGCAGAATGTCTACAACCCTCCCGACCTGTCCACGTGGAACCCCTTTGATGATGACAACTTCTCCAAGCTcacagctgaggagctgctgaacaAGGACTTTGCAAAGCTGGGGGATGGTAGGTCCATGGGGTGCTTTAACACCCGCCTGCTCTGGAAAGGGAAGATGCCATGGATTTGGGATGCTTTTGGGCAGGGACTGCTTGGTTGCCCCATATAATAACAGTGCTCTGGCTAAATCCTTCCTGCTTCTTTCTGTTTGCAGTTCAGTGGTGCCGCAAAGGCAGAGGTATGAGCTGCTTTGACAGTACCCCTACTCAGGTCCTGTGGAAGCTGCAGTTTAAACTCTGCTTCATCTGCATGTTGGGATTTGCAGGAAAAGACTTAAATCACTTAGTGGAACAGCATCCTAAAAATACAGATAAGCGGCCTACTTTCAGAATAGAAGTTTTTCCCCTAACTCTGGGTCTGCATTCCAGGGAAAGCTCCAGAAAAGGCAGGCAGTTCCACAGAGAACCTGATGCCGGGTTTCCAGCCGGCTGTATCCACAGCCCCGGCAGATGCGTTTGGTGGCTCCTCCTTCACTGCTGGGCCAGGTGAGTTTATGAACAGCATGGAAGGCAGCTCTTGGACAGAACCTCTTTGAAAGGGTAGGAAAACTGATACCAACTGAGCTAGGCCTTGGCACTAGAGCTGCATGGAACAGGGTTGGCACttcaggagaggagggaatgtACAGAGGGTACATTCCCTCGTCACAGTTGGGTGGCACAGACAGGATACTGTGAGGAGGCAGAGGTGGAATTTGTGGTGACAGAAGAAACTGAGCCCCTTAAGTTCCAAAGGAAGCTTCTTAGTGTGTGTAAGTTCCATGGAACTCATAACAAAGAGTAAAACCTGTCATGTGCAGTGAAGGAACTGGCTTGGAGGTGTTGGTCAGACCTGCTGATCTGtttggaggagcagaggaacgGAGATAACAATATCTCTGCTGCAGCATGAGGAGGACAGCAGGGATGAGTGAGCAGGGGAAGTCCTCGGGGGAGAGCACAATCTCATAATTGACACATTAGGTGATGAAGGCAGTAATTTCTGCactggctgggctgtgtggcTCCAGAGCCCTTGGCTGGTCTGAGGAGTTTCTCTGCAGCAACCTCTGCCTGTGGACCTTGTCTAGTGTTTCCTTTGGTCCTTGTGTCCCAAGGTTTTGCTGTGAGCAGCCCCTTCTGTGCCAAAGACCCCTGGGGAGTGCTGCTGCTCATTTCTAATTCTTCAGCATCAGTTCTCACTGagggcagctcagagctgccaagcacagaggtgctgcttCCAGGAGCTCCAAATGCCAGGGATCCTCCCCCCTGGTGAAAATGCACCCCACAGAAGTGAAACAACTCTTGGTGAGAGGAGTCTGGGAAGAGGCTGAAGAATCCTTTGTGGGACAAGGAGTGACAAATCTATTGATGcttatttctgtttataaaaTGATATTTAGGGATGCTTATGACTGAGCTTGGTATGTTGGTTCTTACCGGAGAATTAAGGAGTTGAAGGCCCTGACACAGGAGTGCTCCTGGGGAGTTGCTTTCTGAATTTGtccagctgggagcagtttGTGGTGTTCCATCAGCCTCTGTGAAtgatgctgagcagcagcagctccacgttGAGCTGTAAAGCACATTCTGCAAAGCCTAAGGAGCATCTGTGTGCCCTGTGGTTTCTGTACCGTGGTCAGTTCTTGCAGTGTCTGTCTTTAAAATGTGCTCCTTGACTTTTCAGTCCTGAGGTTTAGCATAGAAAGGTATCTTGGAAATCTTGGTGCTGGCATGGGCACTTCCAgcccttctctctctttcctcagaGAGAggagcctgtcccagcctggctggtgcCAGATGCTGCAGCTTTTACTGCAGACACAGAAGCCCCACATGGGCTGTGTGTCCCTTGTGAGGCCTTTCACCTTTTGTGCTGCTGTGAAGGCAGATAACAGTTCTTCCCTGCCAGGGAATATTCTGAGATCTGTGGGTTAAATTGTGTAGGAGCAGTACATGGTAACAGTaggtttgttggttggttggttggtttatttgtttgtttcagtaGTACACTTGGTCAgagtgtgcctgtgtgtgtttgtgtcaggccagagctggggctgtgcctgtgctggggttttGCTCTGTGCTTTCTCCTTTCATCTTCTCTGTTCACgctgccttttcttttcctttcctcttctctaCCAGCTGAAAAAACGAAAGACATTCTGAGTTTGGACTCTAGCCCTCCTCTCCTGACTGTGCCTGATCCTTTCATTCCTCTCCCGTTATCTGACACGCCAGGTAACCAGGACtgagggggtggaggggggCAGAGTCTTGGGCTTTGTTTTGTCCTCCTAATCTTCTGGCTCTGTTTGTAGGCACACTGAAatcctgggcactgccaggctctgctgggctcacTGGCAGTGGGGATGGTTTTCATGGCAGAGCCTGGGTTATCTCATTGTTCCTAATGCCAAAAATGTTGGTGTCTTTAGAGGCTCAGCATTCAAAGCCAAAAGTGGTtggagggctggagcagctctcctaGGAGGGAATGCTGAGAGTGTAGGAGTTGTTCAATCTGGAGCAGAGAATGCTCCAGGGAGatctcagagccccttccagtgcctaaaggggctccaagagagctggggatgtgggcctggagggacaggacacagagctTCCTATTGCCAAAGGCAGGGTGAGATggaatattgggaaggaattgttcccaaTTGTTCCcaattgttccctgtgagggtgaggaggccctggcacagggtgcccagagcagctatggctgcccctggatctctgaaagtgcccaaggccaggttggatggggtctggagcaccctgggatggtggaagatatccctgcccagggcagggagtggaacAAGATaggctttaaggtccct
This genomic window contains:
- the AAK1 gene encoding AP2-associated protein kinase 1 isoform X9; its protein translation is MKKFFDSRREQGSSGPGSGTSGGGGGSSGPGSGYVGRVFSIGRHQVTVDEVLAEGGFAIVFLVRTSNGVKCALKRMYVNNEYDLQVCKREIQIMRDLSGHKNIVGYIDSSINSVSSGDVWEVLILMDFCRGGQVVNLMNQRLQTGFTESEVLQIFCDTCEAVARLHQCKTPIIHRDLKVENILLHDRGHYVLCDFGSATNKFQNPQAEGVNAVEEEIKKYTTLSYRAPEMVNLYSGKLITTKADIWALGCLLYKLCYFTLPFGESQVAICDGNFTIPDNSRHSQDMHCLIRYMLEPDPDKRPDIYQVSYFAFKLAKKECPVQNVQNSPIPAKLPDPVKASEAAAKKSQPKARLTDPIPTTETSIAPRQRPKAGQTQPNPGILPIQPALTPRKRATVQAAIQPQVAGPAALGSAQPSLPASTPQPKAAPQQPPAQPQVKPAAAPQAQPQVPSTQPQATPQHQQQLFLKQQLLQQQQQQQQQQQQQAAYFQQQQQQMMQAQQFPVMQQGAPVQQQLMQNYYQQQQQQQQQQLMAQQATMQQKTTAAAAQQKQQPLAPTQPQAQPSAAPPAQPQEQGAQAPARQQQAQGTAQGQKLGSLTPPSSPKAQRAGHRRILSDVTHSAVFGVPASKSTQLLQAAAAEASLNKSKSASTTPSGSPRTSQQNVYNPPDLSTWNPFDDDNFSKLTAEELLNKDFAKLGDGKAPEKAGSSTENLMPGFQPAVSTAPADAFGGSSFTAGPAEKTKDILSLDSSPPLLTVPDPFIPLPLSDTPEDTNLISGFDAPEGSEKVTEDEFDPIPVLISKNSQGGHSRNNSGSSESSLPNIARSLLLVDQLIDL
- the AAK1 gene encoding AP2-associated protein kinase 1 isoform X12, which translates into the protein MKKFFDSRREQGSSGPGSGTSGGGGGSSGPGSGYVGRVFSIGRHQVTVDEVLAEGGFAIVFLVRTSNGVKCALKRMYVNNEYDLQVCKREIQIMRDLSGHKNIVGYIDSSINSVSSGDVWEVLILMDFCRGGQVVNLMNQRLQTGFTESEVLQIFCDTCEAVARLHQCKTPIIHRDLKVENILLHDRGHYVLCDFGSATNKFQNPQAEGVNAVEEEIKKYTTLSYRAPEMVNLYSGKLITTKADIWALGCLLYKLCYFTLPFGESQVAICDGNFTIPDNSRHSQDMHCLIRYMLEPDPDKRPDIYQVSYFAFKLAKKECPVQNVQNSPIPAKLPDPVKASEAAAKKSQPKARLTDPIPTTETSIAPRQRPKAGQTQPNPGILPIQPALTPRKRATVQAAIQPQVAGPAALGSAQPSLPASTPQPKAAPQQPPAQPQVKPAAAPQAQPQVPSTQPQATPQHQQQLFLKQQLLQQQQQQQQQQQQQAAYFQQQQQQMMQAQQFPVMQQGAPVQQQLMQNYYQQQQQQQQQQLMAQQATMQQKTTAAAAQQKQQPLAPTQPQAQPSAAPPAQPQEQGAQAPARQQQAQGTAQGQKLGSLTPPSSPKAQRAGHRRILSDVTHSAVFGVPASKSTQLLQAAAAEASLNKSKSASTTPSGSPRTSQQNVYNPPDLSTWNPFDDDNFSKLTAEELLNKDFAKLGDGKAPEKAGSSTENLMPGFQPAVSTAPADAFGGSSFTAGPGGHSRNNSGSSESSLPNIARSLLLVDQLIDL
- the AAK1 gene encoding AP2-associated protein kinase 1 isoform X10 encodes the protein MKKFFDSRREQGSSGPGSGTSGGGGGSSGPGSGYVGRVFSIGRHQVTVDEVLAEGGFAIVFLVRTSNGVKCALKRMYVNNEYDLQVCKREIQIMRDLSGHKNIVGYIDSSINSVSSGDVWEVLILMDFCRGGQVVNLMNQRLQTGFTESEVLQIFCDTCEAVARLHQCKTPIIHRDLKVENILLHDRGHYVLCDFGSATNKFQNPQAEGVNAVEEEIKKYTTLSYRAPEMVNLYSGKLITTKADIWALGCLLYKLCYFTLPFGESQVAICDGNFTIPDNSRHSQDMHCLIRYMLEPDPDKRPDIYQVSYFAFKLAKKECPVQNVQNSPIPAKLPDPVKASEAAAKKSQPKARLTDPIPTTETSIAPRQRPKAGQTQPNPGILPIQPALTPRKRATVQAAIQPQVAGPAALGSAQPSLPASTPQPKAAPQQPPAQPQVKPAAAPQAQPQVPSTQPQATPQHQQQLFLKQQLLQQQQQQQQQQQQQAAYFQQQQQQMMQAQQFPVMQQGAPVQQQLMQNYYQQQQQQQQQQLMAQQATMQQKTTAAAAQQKQQPLAPTQPQAQPSAAPPAQPQEQGAQAPARQQQAQGTAQGQKLGSLTPPSSPKAQRAGHRRILSDVTHSAVFGVPASKSTQLLQAAAAEASLNKSKSASTTPSGSPRTSQQNVYNPPDLSTWNPFDDDNFSKLTAEELLNKDFAKLGDGKAPEKAGSSTENLMPGFQPAVSTAPADAFGGSSFTAGPEDTNLISGFDAPEGSEKVTEDEFDPIPVLISKNSQGGHSRNNSGSSESSLPNIARSLLLVDQLIDL
- the AAK1 gene encoding AP2-associated protein kinase 1 isoform X11; the protein is MKKFFDSRREQGSSGPGSGTSGGGGGSSGPGSGYVGRVFSIGRHQVTVDEVLAEGGFAIVFLVRTSNGVKCALKRMYVNNEYDLQVCKREIQIMRDLSGHKNIVGYIDSSINSVSSGDVWEVLILMDFCRGGQVVNLMNQRLQTGFTESEVLQIFCDTCEAVARLHQCKTPIIHRDLKVENILLHDRGHYVLCDFGSATNKFQNPQAEGVNAVEEEIKKYTTLSYRAPEMVNLYSGKLITTKADIWALGCLLYKLCYFTLPFGESQVAICDGNFTIPDNSRHSQDMHCLIRYMLEPDPDKRPDIYQVSYFAFKLAKKECPVQNVQNSPIPAKLPDPVKASEAAAKKSQPKARLTDPIPTTETSIAPRQRPKAGQTQPNPGILPIQPALTPRKRATVQAAIQPQVAGPAALGSAQPSLPASTPQPKAAPQQPPAQPQVKPAAAPQAQPQVPSTQPQATPQHQQQLFLKQQLLQQQQQQQQQQQQQAAYFQQQQQQMMQAQQFPVMQQGAPVQQQLMQNYYQQQQQQQQQQLMAQQATMQQKTTAAAAQQKQQPLAPTQPQAQPSAAPPAQPQEQGAQAPARQQQAQGTAQGQKLGSLTPPSSPKAQRAGHRRILSDVTHSAVFGVPASKSTQLLQAAAAEASLNKSKSASTTPSGSPRTSQQNVYNPPDLSTWNPFDDDNFSKLTAEELLNKDFAKLGDGKAPEKAGSSTENLMPGFQPAVSTAPADAFGGSSFTAGPALFLPLCMRAGSQRARLSSHTSLMTKNTFSP